The genomic region TCCCCGTCACCCTCAAAAGCATCCTCCTGGGCCTGGCTTTGGGCATTCCCAACCGCTATTCCACCGTCTTTTTCCTCAAGGGGCTGGATAGCGTCCCGGCTGCCATCGCCTATCCCCTGGTGGCCGTTTCCATCGTGCTTTTGAGCATCATCAGCGACCTGGCGCTCTGGAAAAAGCAGGCCTCCCGGCGCGATATGCTGCTCTGGGCCCTGCTGGTGCTCAGTTTGCTGCTGCTCAACCTGTAGATCAATCTCAGCCGGTTCAATTTGGCAGGCCGATTGCCAAGTAGGATTGGAAAACCCATCCAGAGCCTGACCACACCCGCTGGCCAGAACCATATACTTCACTGCTGTACAGTGACATAGATACAATAGTGATTAACGATACTCACGCTATCGAGGTATCTCCAAGCCAGCCATAGATTTACACCGTCCACACTCCTGTCGCCCTCCTTATCAATACGGTGTCAATACGGACTCATTACGGACAAAGTCCGTAGTGAGTCCGTAATGATAGCGTATTGATAAGGGGGGCCACCCCTCTCAGATTCCTATCGGTAAAGGGACCTCAAGCGTCGTCCTGGTGGTGTTTGATGACCTTGCCTATGGCCAGGTAGATGGTGTTTTCAGCGATGTTGGTGGAGAGGTCGCCGGTACGCTCGAGGTTTTTGGCGATGCGCAGGAGGTGGAGATAGCGCTCCGTGAGTTCCGGGCTGGCTTTGATCAGTTCCACCAAGTGGTGGTAGATCCTGCGGTTGAAGTCATCCACGACGTTGTCCGCGTCGCAGACCGCGCGGGATTGCTCCACATCCTCCCTGGCAAAGGCGTCCAGGCTGTTCCTGAGCATGGCGAGGACGGAGTTTTTCATCTCCGCCAGTTCCGGCAGCTGGGCCAGCACGGGATAGCCGAGCAGATGCCCGACGCTTTCAGCTATGTTGACAGCCTGGTCGCCGAGGCGCTCGAGGTCGTTGTTGATCTTGTAGATCATCAGGATCAGGCGCAGGTCCTTGGCTTCCGGCTGATGGAGAGCGATGGCGGCGGTGCATTTGTTTTCCAGTTCCAGTTCGATCTGGTTGACCCTCTCCTCAAAGACCAGAACGTCCCGCAGGAGGCTTTCGCTTCGGGTGTAGAGGCCGTCGATGGACATGCAGACCATCTTTTCCACGAGGGAAGCCTCGGACATCAGCAATTGCTTTAATTCCAATATTTTCATCTGTAGCATCTTTTCTCCTTGATCAACCGAAAACGCCGGTCAGATATGCTTCGGTGCGCTTGTCCGCCGGGACGGTGAACATCTTTTCCGTGCTGTCGAACTCCACCAGTTCGCCCAGATACATGAACGCGGTGTGGTCGGAAATCCGGCCTGCCTGGGCCACATTGTGGGTGACGATGAGAATTGTCACGCTTTTTT from Candidatus Syntrophosphaera sp. harbors:
- the phoU gene encoding phosphate signaling complex protein PhoU; this encodes MLQMKILELKQLLMSEASLVEKMVCMSIDGLYTRSESLLRDVLVFEERVNQIELELENKCTAAIALHQPEAKDLRLILMIYKINNDLERLGDQAVNIAESVGHLLGYPVLAQLPELAEMKNSVLAMLRNSLDAFAREDVEQSRAVCDADNVVDDFNRRIYHHLVELIKASPELTERYLHLLRIAKNLERTGDLSTNIAENTIYLAIGKVIKHHQDDA